The following proteins are encoded in a genomic region of Pedosphaera parvula Ellin514:
- a CDS encoding ATP-binding protein — MKTLLVLADTQGLAEAIRAVVDAGRYRVVYQAELRAGDVLVSQGRVDGCILDAELTTIRPIRTIETVRRWLPAAPILVYANATQWEWEEEAYLLGVGHILTKPVRAKLLNSLLDRFLPVETRTAEKPSLRSVIEAKPAEGNRPSQKTLEVLRSFSALLPHSLSTESILKQFLLLLRETVAVNRAAIFLVPSPEMLSQAKDLDDARRLRSACTIGLQQELLQHFALSLNSGVGGHIAREGRILRRDTDAVHDDPEMRKEFELLGSEVALPILDREMLMGVAFFDRRVTGEPLTNEELTLVFYMLEGLGMAIKNIWLHDQVATNHEMMGDILRQLSSGCVVIGRDLTVQHANKMARDYFTAPGRKGAMEFSDLPQVLGSKVFEALNTGLAIAPFKYRPPHGGDTIYRITISPFQKQSQGVPSAVLLLVDDVTHNERLQKVEVEAANLRMVKKMAERLAHEVGNAVVPLSTHQQLFAQQYKDPEFRDSLEAALADGVKRIARLGQQMLFLAQDRSPSGEPIPVSKLIEEAFREAQKHHGEQPVFLQYETGGQPLLLAGDRAGLKHALAEVMLNALQANTPAPKVKVSTRADDDAKGGRWVHIEVQDTGTGFTPEASQKGSEPFFTTRNVGLGLGLTVSRKIIETHQGKIEIARPREGQSGTVTISLPLVSAEVPHHALQ; from the coding sequence ATGAAAACATTGCTCGTTTTAGCGGATACTCAGGGACTGGCCGAAGCCATTCGCGCCGTTGTGGACGCAGGTCGGTACCGTGTGGTGTACCAGGCCGAATTACGCGCGGGCGACGTGCTGGTCAGCCAGGGCAGAGTGGACGGGTGCATCCTCGATGCGGAACTAACGACCATCCGCCCCATCCGCACCATCGAAACCGTGCGCCGCTGGTTGCCGGCTGCTCCCATTTTGGTTTATGCGAATGCAACGCAATGGGAGTGGGAAGAAGAGGCCTATCTGCTGGGAGTGGGTCATATTCTCACCAAGCCGGTACGTGCCAAGTTGTTGAATTCATTGTTGGATCGATTCCTCCCAGTCGAAACCCGGACGGCGGAAAAACCTTCGCTACGGTCGGTTATTGAAGCAAAACCAGCAGAGGGTAATCGTCCTTCGCAGAAAACCCTGGAAGTGTTGCGCAGCTTCTCGGCATTGTTGCCGCACAGCCTGTCCACGGAATCGATTCTCAAACAATTCCTGCTTTTGCTGCGTGAAACCGTGGCGGTGAATCGTGCTGCCATTTTCCTGGTTCCGTCTCCGGAAATGCTTTCGCAGGCGAAGGACCTGGATGACGCGCGCCGATTGCGTTCAGCCTGCACCATCGGCTTGCAGCAGGAATTGTTGCAGCACTTTGCCCTTTCCCTTAACTCCGGTGTCGGTGGCCACATTGCCCGGGAAGGGCGGATTTTAAGACGCGACACCGATGCAGTGCATGATGATCCGGAAATGCGCAAGGAGTTTGAGTTGCTGGGCTCCGAGGTCGCTTTACCTATTTTAGATCGTGAAATGCTGATGGGGGTGGCGTTTTTCGATCGCCGTGTGACGGGCGAGCCGCTGACCAATGAGGAGCTGACCCTGGTGTTTTACATGCTCGAAGGATTAGGGATGGCCATCAAGAACATCTGGTTGCACGACCAGGTGGCCACCAATCATGAAATGATGGGTGACATCCTGCGTCAGTTGAGTTCCGGTTGCGTGGTCATTGGGCGCGATCTGACCGTGCAGCACGCGAACAAAATGGCACGTGATTACTTCACGGCACCAGGCCGGAAGGGGGCAATGGAATTCAGCGATCTGCCACAGGTGTTGGGAAGCAAGGTTTTTGAAGCGCTCAATACCGGATTGGCGATTGCACCATTCAAATATCGTCCGCCCCATGGAGGGGATACCATCTACAGGATCACGATTTCACCCTTCCAAAAGCAAAGTCAGGGCGTGCCGAGCGCCGTGCTTTTGCTGGTGGATGATGTCACTCATAACGAGCGGTTGCAAAAAGTGGAGGTGGAGGCAGCCAACCTGCGCATGGTTAAAAAGATGGCGGAGCGTTTGGCCCACGAGGTCGGCAACGCAGTCGTGCCACTTTCAACTCATCAGCAGCTTTTCGCCCAGCAATATAAGGACCCGGAATTCAGGGATTCACTTGAGGCAGCTTTGGCGGATGGAGTAAAACGTATTGCCCGCCTGGGACAGCAGATGCTTTTCCTGGCTCAGGACCGTTCACCGTCGGGGGAACCGATTCCGGTTTCCAAGCTGATTGAAGAGGCTTTTCGTGAAGCCCAAAAACATCATGGAGAACAACCGGTGTTCCTGCAGTATGAAACCGGTGGCCAGCCCCTTTTGTTGGCAGGCGATCGCGCAGGGTTGAAACATGCCCTGGCCGAAGTCATGTTGAACGCACTGCAGGCAAACACGCCAGCACCGAAAGTAAAGGTGAGCACTCGCGCAGATGATGATGCCAAGGGTGGTCGCTGGGTGCATATCGAAGTGCAGGATACGGGGACAGGTTTTACACCTGAAGCTTCGCAAAAAGGATCAGAACCTTTCTTCACCACCCGGAATGTGGGTCTGGGTTTAGGCCTGACCGTGAGCCGGAAGATCATCGAGACACATCAGGGTAAGATTGAAATTGCCCGGCCAAGGGAAGGACAATCGGGGACGGTGACCATCTCGCTGCCATTGGTTTCTGCCGAGGTTCCGCACCATGCTTTGCAGTGA
- the pucL gene encoding factor-independent urate hydroxylase — protein sequence MKLAHQQYGKDRVRVMKVTRNGSEHTVKEVDVSVALEGDFVSSYTSGDNSTVVPTDTMKNTVNALAKQHLGGETERFGIALGEHFLKHYSQIQKVTLHLSERMWKRLSIDGKPHPHAFSGNSEACPFAHVTCNRDKILVESGIKDLLILKSTESGFEGYPKCEYTTLPETKDRIMATSLEASWTFQKSPKLYGEANRKILNEMLAIFANNYSPSVQTTLYQMAEAALKAVPEISRVTLKMPNKHYLLINLKPFGLENNNEVFVPTEEPHGQIEATVTRD from the coding sequence ATGAAGTTGGCCCATCAACAATATGGCAAGGACCGTGTGCGCGTAATGAAAGTTACGCGCAACGGTTCAGAACATACCGTCAAGGAAGTCGACGTCTCGGTGGCTCTGGAAGGTGATTTCGTCAGCTCCTACACCAGCGGTGACAACAGTACAGTCGTGCCCACGGACACGATGAAAAATACCGTCAACGCCCTCGCCAAACAACATCTCGGTGGCGAGACCGAACGCTTCGGCATCGCCCTTGGTGAACACTTCCTCAAGCATTACAGCCAAATTCAAAAGGTCACACTCCACCTGAGCGAGCGCATGTGGAAACGCCTGAGCATCGATGGCAAACCCCATCCGCACGCCTTCTCCGGCAATTCCGAGGCCTGCCCGTTTGCCCATGTCACCTGTAACCGCGACAAGATATTGGTCGAATCCGGCATAAAGGATTTGCTTATCCTTAAATCGACAGAGTCAGGCTTCGAGGGTTATCCCAAATGCGAGTACACCACCCTGCCTGAAACCAAGGATCGCATCATGGCCACGAGTCTTGAGGCCAGCTGGACTTTTCAAAAATCGCCAAAACTTTATGGCGAAGCCAATCGGAAGATTTTAAATGAGATGCTTGCCATCTTTGCGAACAACTACAGCCCCTCCGTCCAGACTACCCTCTACCAAATGGCCGAAGCTGCGTTGAAAGCTGTTCCCGAAATCTCCCGGGTAACTCTGAAAATGCCAAACAAGCATTACCTGCTCATCAATTTAAAACCGTTTGGATTGGAGAATAACAACGAGGTGTTCGTACCCACGGAAGAACCACACGGTCAGATAGAAGCCACGGTCACCCGGGATTAA
- a CDS encoding aspartate aminotransferase family protein, whose protein sequence is MKTPTLPLFNYTPKPYTGPSAEEVLRLRKEFLSPALFLYYKKPVMFVEGKGQYIFDEKGRRYLDGLGGIVTISVGHCHPHVLEAVNKQNATLQHSTTIYLHPNIAEFGQKLASKMPGDLKVCYFVNSGSEANDLAMLMARAYTGNYDMIALRNSYHGGNASGMAATSHSTWKFNVPHSFGVHHAMAPDPYRGPYGRNDPDAGKKYAADVKNLIDFGTSGQIAGFIAESIQGVGGVIVFPDGYLKHAYEHARAAGGVCIADEVQAGFARTGTHYWGFETQGVIPDIVTMAKGIGNGCPLAAVVTTPQIASVLAKRIHFNTFGGNPVVCAQGKAVMEVIEKENLQANALNMGSYVLAGLERLKEKHNIIGDVRGKGLMLGIELVKDRTTKEPAKSECAQILETCKDLGLLLGKGGLTGNIIRFAPPMCINKGDADFMLEVFDAAFSTL, encoded by the coding sequence ATGAAGACACCGACATTGCCTCTATTCAACTATACTCCGAAGCCTTATACCGGTCCTTCCGCCGAAGAAGTGCTCCGTCTCCGCAAGGAATTTCTCAGCCCCGCTCTCTTTCTTTACTACAAGAAGCCGGTCATGTTCGTGGAAGGCAAAGGCCAATACATTTTTGACGAAAAAGGCCGCCGCTATCTCGATGGTCTCGGTGGCATCGTCACCATCAGCGTGGGCCACTGCCATCCCCATGTGTTGGAAGCCGTAAACAAACAAAACGCCACGCTCCAGCACAGCACCACTATTTATCTTCATCCAAACATCGCCGAGTTCGGCCAGAAGCTCGCCTCCAAGATGCCTGGCGACCTCAAGGTCTGCTATTTCGTCAACTCCGGTTCCGAAGCCAACGACCTCGCAATGCTCATGGCCCGCGCTTATACCGGCAACTACGACATGATTGCCTTGCGCAATTCCTACCATGGCGGCAACGCCTCCGGCATGGCGGCGACCTCCCATAGCACCTGGAAATTCAACGTCCCCCATAGCTTCGGCGTCCATCATGCCATGGCCCCCGATCCCTATCGTGGACCTTACGGCCGCAACGATCCCGATGCCGGGAAGAAATATGCCGCAGACGTGAAAAACCTCATCGACTTCGGCACCTCCGGTCAGATCGCCGGTTTCATCGCTGAATCCATTCAAGGCGTTGGTGGCGTTATCGTCTTCCCGGACGGCTACCTGAAGCATGCTTACGAGCACGCCCGCGCTGCTGGTGGCGTCTGCATCGCTGACGAAGTCCAGGCCGGCTTCGCCCGCACCGGAACACACTACTGGGGCTTTGAAACTCAAGGCGTCATTCCCGACATCGTCACCATGGCCAAAGGCATCGGCAACGGCTGTCCCCTCGCCGCCGTCGTCACCACGCCTCAAATCGCCAGCGTCCTCGCCAAGCGCATTCATTTTAATACCTTCGGCGGCAACCCCGTTGTCTGCGCTCAGGGCAAGGCCGTCATGGAAGTTATCGAAAAGGAAAATCTCCAGGCCAACGCCCTCAACATGGGCAGCTACGTCCTCGCCGGTCTCGAACGCCTCAAGGAAAAACACAACATTATCGGCGACGTCCGCGGCAAGGGATTGATGCTCGGCATCGAACTCGTCAAGGACCGCACCACCAAGGAACCGGCCAAGTCTGAATGCGCCCAGATACTCGAAACCTGCAAAGACCTCGGCCTGCTGCTCGGCAAAGGCGGTCTCACTGGCAACATTATCCGTTTCGCTCCCCCGATGTGCATCAACAAGGGCGACGCTGATTTCATGCTCGAAGTCTTCGACGCCGCATTCTCCACGCTGTAA
- a CDS encoding OmpP1/FadL family transporter, which yields MKLKSALLVSAAAVASPGMVFGLGIRIPDQDAFASSRGNAFVATADNPSAIYYNPAGISQLEDQNVRAGFYGIYLKDKYSGPTGSFDTKDKFQAVPQIYYSAHLKDTPLTLGLGVYSPYGLGLEWPDNTSFRTLATRGDLTYFSINPVLSWKVCDSFSIAAGPTINYGNVDLRRGFLPFPGNEFRFRGDDVTPGFTAGAMWKPIEELSFGASYRSQTTMGFHGTSSTAGGEPFVPSFTQPAGAEFKFPQNVVVGLSYRPTPDWNLEFDADWTDWNRLQTVNLQQQFSGTLPLVFNWASSWFYEFGATRYFGEGWRVSGGYIFSENSVPTATFSPAIPDSDRHVFSIGVGKTYSKFSWDASYQFAYGPTRTVTGSAPSFPFGQSADGKYEYISHALLVSLGYHF from the coding sequence ATGAAATTGAAATCGGCTTTGTTGGTGTCCGCAGCAGCAGTTGCTTCTCCAGGCATGGTGTTTGGACTGGGTATTCGTATTCCCGATCAGGATGCATTCGCAAGTTCCCGTGGTAACGCGTTCGTAGCAACGGCAGATAATCCCTCGGCCATTTATTACAACCCGGCAGGAATTTCCCAATTGGAGGATCAAAATGTCCGCGCGGGATTTTATGGCATCTACCTTAAGGACAAATATAGCGGTCCGACCGGATCGTTTGATACCAAGGACAAATTTCAGGCTGTTCCGCAAATTTACTATAGTGCCCATTTAAAGGATACTCCGTTGACGTTGGGCTTGGGGGTGTACTCGCCCTATGGATTGGGCTTGGAATGGCCTGACAATACCTCGTTCCGCACTTTGGCGACTCGCGGAGATCTTACCTATTTCAGCATCAACCCGGTTTTGTCCTGGAAGGTTTGTGATTCGTTTTCCATTGCGGCCGGCCCGACGATCAATTACGGCAACGTGGACTTGCGTCGCGGATTTCTCCCTTTCCCGGGAAACGAGTTTCGCTTTAGAGGTGACGATGTGACCCCGGGTTTCACCGCCGGGGCAATGTGGAAGCCGATTGAAGAACTATCCTTCGGTGCGAGCTATCGCAGTCAGACCACGATGGGCTTCCATGGAACCTCCAGCACGGCCGGGGGAGAGCCTTTTGTGCCGTCGTTCACCCAACCGGCAGGAGCAGAATTCAAGTTTCCTCAAAATGTGGTGGTTGGGCTTTCCTATCGGCCAACGCCGGACTGGAATCTTGAGTTCGATGCCGACTGGACGGATTGGAACCGCTTGCAGACGGTCAATCTGCAGCAGCAATTCTCTGGAACATTGCCGTTGGTTTTCAATTGGGCATCAAGCTGGTTCTATGAATTTGGCGCCACCCGTTATTTCGGTGAAGGCTGGCGCGTAAGCGGTGGTTATATCTTCAGCGAGAACTCCGTGCCGACGGCTACATTTAGCCCGGCAATCCCCGATTCAGATAGACATGTCTTCAGTATCGGGGTAGGAAAGACGTACTCGAAGTTCAGTTGGGATGCGTCTTATCAATTTGCCTATGGCCCTACTCGAACTGTAACTGGTAGTGCGCCATCATTTCCGTTTGGTCAAAGCGCAGATGGTAAATACGAATACATAAGCCATGCACTCCTCGTCTCACTCGGCTACCATTTCTAA
- a CDS encoding sensor histidine kinase codes for MNFPQLAALFAVIANLALTFFVLSRDLRSVLNRVYFMWGMSVTIWNLGAYYLFKVEDQAAALYWAHFLQFGVIFLPVTNLHLCLLIARISIGPLLYLFYALHFLLAFSLFSSHYFIQGVHKLDYANGVHAYYSIAGPFFFVFLGLYAISTSSTMLMLYYKQRTLPQLHRARLRSLMLALGILIVFGTNDLLPILRIDRYPFPFNEHKVYPFGNVAAVFYVFIIAYSVLQHKLLDIHLVMSRFAAQVVRVSFMMLLGFVLLFLLTRAAPERFNNFSFFGALGVLLVTAIVASILFPRFFGRGEEALERRILGDRFEYHDTVQALIRTMRNNPEPKMVLDELRQLLVKTMRVQSYQIILLDESTHGFSLFHSYPARLRVPLPDLQLDTPIFQLFTTVKPDYLACKIAYAMPGESELERGARKQLKQFDPEFCFALFTADDPFGLLLIGPKESGEPYTQQDLRLMTELVQNLSLILNQVRLKNQIHMAQEQELLGRMSRGLAHDLNNLLTPAQTFLQLFSGGTPDQDVIDDLLPVALRNVETVRSYVKEALFFSNTHSLQVQSSRLDETIRAAVELMEPAAQRKGVELNIQGLTGCHAEMDEVLIQRMMGNLISNAIDASPRGSAINIRLLKLPRTEFSREWYRLEIIDSGDGISAENLKRVFQPYFSTKNVGDERRGFGLGLAIARKIMNLHGGNLNIVSEEKKGTTVQVDLPSRRGNNGKYNPAQAQVGVA; via the coding sequence ATGAATTTTCCCCAGCTAGCTGCATTGTTCGCTGTTATCGCCAACCTGGCGTTGACCTTCTTTGTGCTTAGCCGTGATCTGCGTTCGGTGCTGAATCGCGTGTATTTCATGTGGGGAATGTCGGTCACCATCTGGAACCTTGGGGCCTATTATTTGTTCAAAGTTGAGGACCAGGCGGCGGCACTCTATTGGGCTCATTTCCTGCAATTTGGCGTTATTTTCCTGCCCGTGACCAATTTGCATCTTTGTCTCCTGATCGCCCGTATTTCCATAGGCCCCTTGTTGTATTTGTTTTATGCATTGCACTTTCTGCTCGCGTTCAGCCTGTTTAGCAGCCACTACTTCATTCAGGGAGTGCATAAACTGGATTATGCAAATGGAGTGCATGCCTATTATTCCATAGCCGGTCCATTTTTCTTTGTGTTCCTGGGGCTATACGCCATTTCGACGAGTTCGACGATGCTCATGCTCTATTATAAGCAACGCACATTGCCGCAACTGCATCGTGCGCGGTTGAGGTCGTTGATGTTGGCTTTGGGAATTTTGATTGTCTTTGGTACCAATGATCTTCTGCCAATCCTGAGAATCGATCGCTACCCATTCCCGTTTAATGAACACAAGGTGTACCCGTTCGGCAATGTAGCGGCGGTGTTCTATGTCTTCATCATTGCTTACAGCGTATTGCAACATAAGTTGCTGGACATCCACCTGGTCATGAGCCGGTTTGCTGCGCAGGTGGTTCGTGTCAGCTTCATGATGCTTTTGGGGTTCGTGTTGTTGTTCCTGCTCACTCGGGCTGCTCCCGAGCGATTCAACAATTTTTCCTTCTTTGGAGCCTTGGGAGTGCTGCTGGTCACGGCGATTGTGGCATCAATCCTATTTCCGAGATTCTTCGGAAGAGGGGAGGAAGCTCTGGAACGGCGCATTCTTGGGGACCGATTTGAGTACCACGACACGGTGCAGGCTCTGATTCGCACGATGCGCAACAATCCCGAGCCCAAAATGGTGCTGGACGAACTGCGGCAGTTGCTCGTCAAGACCATGCGAGTGCAAAGCTATCAAATCATTCTGCTGGACGAGAGCACGCATGGATTTTCTTTGTTCCATTCGTATCCGGCGCGACTGCGGGTTCCCCTGCCGGATCTGCAATTGGACACCCCGATATTCCAGCTTTTTACCACTGTCAAACCTGATTACCTGGCGTGCAAGATTGCCTATGCGATGCCTGGAGAAAGCGAACTGGAACGGGGCGCGCGCAAACAGTTAAAGCAGTTTGACCCGGAATTTTGCTTTGCTTTGTTTACAGCAGATGATCCCTTCGGCCTGCTGCTTATCGGCCCCAAGGAGAGTGGAGAGCCTTATACCCAGCAAGATCTTCGTTTGATGACTGAGTTGGTTCAGAACTTGAGTTTGATTCTGAATCAGGTGCGTCTTAAGAATCAGATTCATATGGCACAGGAGCAGGAACTGCTCGGGCGCATGTCCCGGGGATTGGCTCACGACCTGAATAACCTGCTCACGCCGGCACAAACCTTCCTGCAATTGTTCAGCGGCGGCACTCCCGACCAGGATGTCATTGACGACCTTTTACCGGTTGCGCTGCGCAATGTGGAAACGGTTCGCTCCTATGTGAAGGAAGCCCTGTTCTTTTCCAATACACATTCCTTGCAGGTTCAATCCAGCCGGCTCGATGAAACCATCCGTGCGGCGGTGGAATTGATGGAACCCGCAGCTCAGCGCAAGGGTGTGGAATTGAACATTCAAGGATTAACCGGATGTCATGCTGAAATGGATGAGGTGTTGATCCAACGCATGATGGGGAATCTGATTTCGAATGCCATCGACGCCTCGCCGCGAGGCTCGGCCATCAATATCCGGTTGTTGAAGCTGCCGAGGACTGAATTCAGCCGGGAATGGTATCGCCTGGAGATTATTGATTCCGGTGACGGCATCAGTGCGGAAAACCTGAAGCGAGTGTTTCAACCTTATTTCAGCACGAAGAACGTCGGGGATGAACGCCGCGGGTTTGGGCTTGGTCTGGCCATAGCGCGCAAGATCATGAATTTACACGGTGGCAATTTGAACATTGTCAGCGAAGAGAAAAAGGGAACAACTGTGCAGGTGGATCTGCCCAGTCGCAGGGGTAATAATGGAAAGTATAATCCTGCCCAGGCGCAGGTGGGTGTAGCATGA
- a CDS encoding beta-ketoacyl-[acyl-carrier-protein] synthase family protein, producing the protein MAQHQMSYDIPPRRVVITGMGFMTPSGHSVETFWNNIRRGISAAGFVSRFDTNKMPNKLAAEVKDFDPTLYMDSKTARRCDVVTQYSIAAAYMAVQDSGVDFTSIDPDRTGVVEGTTVSGMESMFEGQQTYLKKGYRGLSPFTVINAYCGEGSSRIALELGIKGHAITYCSGCASGNDAVGYGLKMIQDDEVDVMVAGATDDTMAEPMYGGFCLLDVMTRHSDNPQRAMRSFDRSRDGFVLGEGAVFLVLEELSHALVRGAKIYAEVIGHGRSCEAYHSTNTHPEGIGFRRAMEKALRKARIHPSEVSYINAHGTATQSNDPIETKAIKHVFHEHSRRLAISSTKAITGHLMGAAGAIETAVCALALKHQELPPTINLNDPADGCDLDYVANHSRPYPVKVAVNLNAGFGGKNACLVLKAYSP; encoded by the coding sequence ATGGCCCAGCACCAAATGAGCTACGACATTCCTCCTCGCCGCGTTGTCATTACCGGAATGGGTTTCATGACCCCGAGTGGTCATAGTGTCGAGACTTTTTGGAATAACATCCGTCGCGGCATCAGCGCTGCCGGGTTTGTTTCACGCTTCGATACCAACAAAATGCCGAACAAATTGGCGGCTGAGGTCAAGGATTTTGATCCCACACTTTACATGGATTCCAAGACGGCCCGTCGTTGTGACGTGGTGACGCAGTATTCCATTGCGGCAGCCTATATGGCAGTTCAGGATTCAGGAGTTGACTTCACCAGCATCGACCCGGACCGGACCGGGGTGGTGGAAGGCACGACGGTTAGCGGCATGGAGAGCATGTTCGAGGGGCAGCAGACTTATCTGAAAAAGGGGTATCGTGGACTGAGCCCCTTCACGGTGATTAATGCGTATTGCGGCGAAGGAAGCAGTCGAATCGCCCTGGAATTGGGGATCAAAGGGCATGCGATTACCTACTGCTCAGGTTGTGCCTCGGGCAATGACGCGGTGGGTTACGGCCTGAAAATGATTCAGGATGATGAAGTTGATGTGATGGTGGCCGGGGCAACTGATGATACCATGGCAGAACCAATGTATGGCGGGTTCTGTCTGCTCGACGTGATGACACGCCACAGTGACAATCCGCAGAGGGCCATGCGTTCTTTTGATCGTTCGCGAGACGGTTTTGTACTGGGTGAAGGCGCGGTCTTTCTGGTGTTGGAGGAATTGTCCCACGCACTGGTGCGAGGCGCGAAAATTTATGCAGAAGTGATCGGTCATGGCCGCAGTTGCGAGGCTTATCACTCCACCAACACTCATCCCGAGGGAATTGGGTTTCGCCGTGCAATGGAGAAAGCTTTGCGCAAGGCGCGCATTCATCCTTCCGAAGTGAGTTACATCAATGCGCACGGTACCGCGACGCAGTCGAACGATCCCATTGAGACGAAAGCGATCAAGCACGTTTTCCATGAGCATTCCCGTCGGCTCGCCATCAGTTCCACAAAGGCAATCACAGGACACTTGATGGGCGCCGCTGGAGCCATTGAGACAGCGGTCTGCGCGCTGGCTTTGAAGCATCAAGAGTTGCCGCCAACCATTAATCTGAACGACCCGGCTGATGGGTGCGATCTGGATTATGTGGCCAACCATTCGCGCCCATATCCAGTGAAGGTGGCCGTTAATTTGAATGCCGGATTTGGCGGTAAAAACGCTTGTCTGGTTTTGAAGGCCTATTCACCGTAA
- a CDS encoding hybrid sensor histidine kinase/response regulator — MHSSSHSATISKPQPTFGAAAQKRTLLIVDDEEGPRQSLRVVFKDEYNLLMANDGVRAIELAKQNRIDVAITDIRMVGMSGVELLEHLKSIDPGIEVIMLTAYETVDTLRLALRLGACDYLNKPFDISTMRKAVSNAMERRSLGEEIRNNGQQLNELQKELQNQKMVEEITRTRGEIYASIIHDINGPLTVISGFIQLMNQRIGSSPKLEGEDLDFLKDRLKTITRQVTNCIEISRRYLSFLRQNSDENPPVGVNHILADLHELLRVHPYVRDNEFVIDRLSDDVTVKINGTDLIQILLNLAVNGFQCSPQKHSVVIDGRFLPNAVDLSRFEDNGEERFLNREGFKNVGPLLAIAVKDTGPGICGDVLPKIFDPYFTTKSASQGTGLGLNVVQRLIKEAKAALHVKTKVGEGTTFTVYLPVAQ, encoded by the coding sequence ATGCACTCCTCGTCTCACTCGGCTACCATTTCTAAGCCGCAGCCAACCTTTGGCGCGGCAGCACAGAAGCGGACGTTGCTCATCGTCGATGACGAGGAAGGGCCGCGTCAGTCCTTACGAGTAGTCTTCAAGGACGAATACAATCTCCTGATGGCCAATGACGGTGTCCGCGCCATCGAGTTGGCCAAGCAGAATAGAATTGATGTAGCCATCACTGACATCCGAATGGTTGGAATGTCCGGGGTGGAGTTGCTGGAACATTTGAAGAGCATTGATCCGGGAATTGAAGTGATCATGCTCACGGCCTATGAAACTGTGGATACATTGCGCCTGGCTTTGCGATTGGGTGCGTGCGACTATCTGAACAAGCCATTCGACATTTCCACGATGCGCAAGGCCGTGTCCAATGCGATGGAGCGTCGATCGCTCGGTGAAGAGATCCGAAACAATGGTCAGCAACTGAACGAACTGCAAAAGGAATTGCAGAATCAAAAGATGGTGGAGGAAATCACCCGCACGAGGGGGGAAATTTATGCCAGCATCATTCATGATATCAATGGTCCATTGACGGTCATCTCCGGATTCATTCAATTGATGAATCAGCGGATCGGGAGCAGTCCGAAACTCGAAGGAGAAGATTTGGATTTCTTGAAGGATCGTCTCAAAACCATTACGCGTCAGGTCACCAACTGTATCGAAATTTCCCGCCGGTATTTGAGCTTTCTACGGCAGAATTCGGATGAGAATCCTCCCGTGGGAGTCAACCACATCCTGGCTGACCTTCATGAGTTGCTTAGGGTGCATCCCTATGTAAGAGACAATGAATTCGTAATTGATCGGTTGAGCGACGATGTGACAGTAAAGATCAACGGCACCGATCTAATTCAAATCCTGTTGAATTTGGCGGTAAACGGTTTCCAATGCTCGCCGCAAAAGCATTCCGTGGTGATTGACGGCCGGTTTCTTCCCAATGCGGTGGATCTTTCCAGGTTTGAGGACAATGGCGAGGAACGTTTTCTCAACCGCGAGGGTTTCAAAAATGTCGGTCCACTATTGGCTATTGCAGTGAAGGACACTGGCCCCGGGATTTGTGGAGATGTCCTTCCCAAAATTTTTGATCCTTACTTCACGACGAAATCCGCTTCACAGGGAACGGGGCTGGGTTTGAACGTGGTGCAACGGCTCATCAAAGAGGCGAAGGCTGCGCTTCACGTCAAAACAAAGGTTGGCGAGGGAACGACGTTTACCGTTTACCTGCCGGTGGCACAATAA